In Pseudosulfitobacter pseudonitzschiae, the sequence CCCAATCGGTTCTGTTCTGCTGCGATCACAACGCAGTGCGCTCTCCGATGGCCGAGGCGATCATGAAAAAGTTCTATGGCACCGGCACCTATGTCCAGTCCGCAGGGGTCAAGGCCGACATGGAAATCGATGGCTTTTCCATAGCCGTCTGTCAGGAAATCGACGTCGAACTGTCGCGCCACCGGTCGCGCAGCTTCGACCAGATGGAAGACTGGGGCGACGATCTGGGCAGCTTCGATCTGATCGTGGCCCTGTCACCCGCATCGCAACGCCGCGCGCTGGACCTGACCCGCTACTGCCACCTCGAAATCGCCTATTGGCCGATCATGGACCCGACCGGACTGGGCGAAACCCGCGAGGCCAAGCTGGTCAGCTATCGCAACGCCCGCGACCAGATCATCGCCCACCTGCTCGAACGCTGGGGCGACCCCACCGTACTCACCTGAAGGAGACCCCGATGACCGTGGTGCACCGCTATTTCGATGCCTTCAACGCAGGCGACACCGACGCCATGCTGGACTGTCTGACCGACGACATCGCCCACCACGTGAACGAAGGCCAGATCCGCACCGGCAAGGCCCCCTTTGCCGAGTTTTGCGCCCACATGACACGCTGCTACCGCGAGAACCTGACCGATATGGTGATCTTCGTGAACGACGACCAGACCCGCGCGGCGGCGGAATACGTGGTCAACGGCACCTACCTGCAAACCGACGCGGGCCTGCCCGAAGCCCGCAACCAGACCTATAAACTCCCCGCAGGGTCGTTCTTTGATCTCAGGGACGGCAAGATCGCCCGCGTCACCACCTACTACAATCTGGCCGACTGGACGGCACAGGTCGCGTGACCCTGTGCCATGTGCTGACAGGTGCCGCACTCGACGCGGCCCTTGGCGATGTGGCCCGCCTGCGCATCGCCGTATTCCGCGACTGGCCCTACCTCTACGACGGCGATCTCGACTACGAGCGCCGCTATCTCTCCACTTTCCGCGCCTCGCCACAGGCCGTCGTGGTCGGCGCCTATGACGGCGACACACTCGTGGGTGCTGCGACAGCCGCCCCTCTGGCCGACCATGCCGACGACTTCGCCGCAGCCTTCGCAGGCACGGGCGTGAACATCGCGGATGTCTTCTATTGCGCCGAAAGCGTGCTGCTCGACGACTACCGCGGGCAGGGCATCGGCCACCAGTTTTTCGACGCCCGCGAGGACGCCGCCCGCGCCTTCGGCTACAGCAAATCTGCCTTTTGCGCCGTGCAACGCCCTGCCGACCACCCGCTACATCCGGCCGACTACCGCCCGCTTGATGCCTTCTGGCGCAAACGCGGATACGCGCCGCTGGACGGGGCCATCGCGCAGTTCACATGGCAAGACGTCGGCGCAGACGCGCCCACGGCCAAACCGCTGCAAGTGTGGATCAAAGACCTGTAAACCGGCTCAGGAACAAAGCTGTCCGGCCTGATCGCCAAAGGCTTTCCACCGCCGCCAGAACGCCTCGTTGCTGCCGGAATCAGAGGTGCGCATCTCTTGCGCGCTGTGCGGATCGGAAAAGAACCCCGCGCCGCGCCGCTGGTCCGAAGAACTCAGCGACATATCAGCCACCGCCTGAACACAGCCACACCGCGCCTTGTTCGCCTGCTTGCGGCCCGACGCCTGACAGGCATTCGCAATCGGCCCCGACGCGAACAAAGTGGGCGCCGGCTGGCCCAAAGGTGACGAATACGCCCGCGCGCCCTGCGCATTGTGACTGGAATATCTGGTCCCGCCGCTGCACGCGGCAACAAGGGCCAGACACGATAAAAGTGCCATCATTCGGATCATGGTTACGCCTCACACCATCGCGGCATTCTTTGGCCGCAGCTTACTGCTGTGCGTGATTATGTCCCAAAACGGGGCAGGGGGCAATTCACGACTGTGCGGACAGCCGCCATTTGTGTCTAGCTCGGTGTCGAACCATCCGGCGGCGCGGCGGTCTGGCTGCGACCGGACCGCCCAATATGATCAATCATGGCCTTCAACTCGTAGAAATCTATCGGTTTGCGCAACACCCAAGAGGCGTTTCGCGAAAACCCGAACAACTCGCCATTGGGAAACTTGTTGCTGCCCGTAAGATAGATCACATCGGCGTCCGGCACACGGTATCCAGCCAGATCAGCCACCTGAATCGAATCCGCCGGACCAATCATCAGGTCCAGCAACAAAAGATCCGGTTTGACCTCGTTCAAAAGATCACATGCCGTGGGAATATCGGCGGCTTCACTCACCGTGTGGCCGTCCTCCTCCAGCATTTGCGTCAGCGCAAATCGCAATGCAGGATCATCTTCTAGAACCAGGACCTTCACCAGATTGCCTCTGATCAGGGGAATTCATCATTCTACACCCTTCCTGCGTCCAGAAATCCCGAACCCGCGAAAAGACATAAGCTTTCAAATTAGCATCAAGACATTAACAATCTGTTAATACGTTCAGCCTACCACTTTCTTAATGACTGATTAAGCATATGGTCAATCACAACTCTGCATGTCCAAGGGTCAAGGTGTCTTCACAATGGAACAATCCCTGCGCCGGTTGTCGCTGGTCGACAGCCCGCCGACCGAAGACTTTGACCGCTTCACCCGACTTGTGACCAAGGCACTTGGTGTGCCGGTGGCTCTGGTCTGCGTGATTGATGCCGCTAACAACCGGCAATTCTTTACCAGCGCATGTGGCCTGAACGAACCTTGGGCCAGCCAGCGGCAAACCCCTCTGTCCCATTCATTTTGCAAACACGTTGTGGCCAGCGGCAAACCCTTGATGGTCGAAGATGCCCGCGATCACCCGCTGGTCCGTGACAATCCGGCGATAGACGACTTGAACATCACCGCCTATCTGGGCTTTCCTGTCACGCTGCCTGATGGCGAAATTCTGGGCACATTATCCGCGATCGACCATCAGCCGCGCCAGTGGTCGGGTGACGACCTGTCAGTGCTTGCCGATCTGGCGGCCTCGGTTACCAGCCAGATCAGGCTGCGCGCCGCTGTGCTGATCAGTGAAAGCACCCGCAAGGCAGCCAACCGGTTCGGGCGCATCATCGAAAACTCCCACCACGAAGTGTTCACCTTTGATCCGGACACATTGTTGTTCGCGAACGTCAACAAGGGCGCGCGTCACAACCTTGGCTACACCCTGGATGAAATCCGGCAACTCACGCCTGTCGACATCAAACCCGGCTTTGAATGGTCGGAATTCGAACGCTTCGTCAAACCGCTGAAAGACGGCGAAACATCAGAGCTGGAATTCGAAACACACCACGAGCGCAAGGACGGAACCAGATACCCCGTATCCATCCGTCTGGAACATCATCACGATGCCGGCGGCGCAGTGTTCATCGCATTTTGCATCGACATAACCGAGCGTCGCCACCTCGAACATGCCTTGCTTGAAGAATCTGAAAACTTCTCGGCCCTGTTCAACCATGTGAATGAACCGATGGCGATTTTGGAACCCGATACAACCATATTGCTGGCCAACCCCGCTTGTTCGGATCTGTTTGGCCACCCGATCGAGGATCTTGTCGGCACCAGATTTGCCTATCACTTCAGCAAAAACACCCAGATCGAAATTATGCGCAATCTGGCAACCGCCACGCCACAGAACCCGTCCTTTTCGTTCGTTCAGGAACAGGAACTGAACGGTCAGCGCAAAACAATGATCTGGTCGAACATCACGCATTTTGTGAATGGCAAAGCGACCAAAATATCCCTGATTGCAAATGACGTGACCGAATTGAACGCGGCAAAGGTCCGCGCCGAAGAAAGTGCGGCCGAGGCCAAAAAGGCCATAGAAATCCGCAAGGTGTTTCTGGCCAATATGAGCCACGAAGTACGCACGCCGCTGAATGCAATCATGGGGCTTTTCCAGCTTATCCAGATGGCTGATGTGCCCGAAAGGCAAAAAAAGCAGGCGCAGGTCGGTCTGGACGCCTCGCATCATCTTTTGTCGCAATTGGTCAATGTGCTGGAACTTTCGCGCGTAGAAGCAAACGCAGTCGAGATCACACCGAAAATGACCGAAATCCGGCCCTTGGCCGAACAATGGCTGGAAACTGCAATAGCAACAAATCACCGGTTGGGAAAACCGATCAAAATGTCTTTGGATATTGCCGAAAATACACCGGAGCTGTTCAACCTCGACCCGCGCAGGGTCACTCAGATAATAAACAATCTTACCGACAATGCGCTGAAATTCACCAAAAGCGGTCGCGTCGACATACACGTTTGCCAAGGGTCGCAATCCGGTGCATCGCAAAACGCCCCGCTGGAAATTACAGTTTCCGATACAGGATGCGGAATTGTGGTCGAAAAACGTGCTGCCATCTTTGAAAGATTTGTTCAGGTCGACGATGCCCAGACTCGGGAAAACAGCGGTTCGGGTCTTGGACTTGCCATCAGCCGCGAGCTGGCGGAACTGATGGGCGCGTCGCTTGATGTGACATGCCCGTCACCACAAGGTTGCTACGCAACGATCTTCTCGCTACGATTGAAAACTGTTGAATATTCTCGCTAACATTGCAAACCTTTGAACAAATAGGTCAAATAGATGTCTACTGCGAAAAAGATTCTGCTGGTGGAAGATGATTACTTTACGCGTTTCATGATGAAAGAAATTATCGACACGCTGGGCATTTTGGTGGATATCGCCCAAAACGGCCAAGAGGGCTATGAACAACTCAATCGCTGCCCTGCAGATTATGGTCTGGTTTTGATGGATATCCATATGCCAAAGCTGTCCGGAACAGATGCCGCCCGCATGATCCGCGCAAGCCTGAGCGATCCGCCCCGCAATGTGGCGATCTTTGCCGTAACCGCCGATGAATATTATCACGATCAATCCGTGGTCAGTAAACACGGGATGGACGGGTTCATAGTCAAGCCGATCACCGCCGGTGAATTGATGGGGCTGGTCGATCAATACTGCAGCGCCGCTTGAGCGTTGTGGGCTCGGGGCAGGCGTCATTCCAGCCCGACAGCGCGTATAATTCGGCACTATACTGCAATTATTCCGATGCAGGTCAAAGCGGCGCAATAAATCTTACGCATCGACGTGGCGCTACTCCGTGTGGAGCTGCCGTTTAAGGCGGCGTTCGATCCAGCGCCCGAATACACGCGCAAACAGAATTACCGTCCAGCCTGCGGTATTTCCCGAACCTGCTGGTCACAATTCAAAACTCTTCTGAATCCGGTATTTCCGCTCTGTTCATTCTCGCGAATACGCGGTTCAAACCCGCACCCCGTTTCTACCGAATACCGCCAGATATCCCGTTTTCAAATCACAGCCTGTTCCGAACGCCCCAAGACGCCCGACCGGATCACCCCGAAACGCTGCCGGAAATCGCGGGCCGATCCCGTCCGGCCCCCGCATCTGCCGTGGCCACCCGCAAACACGCAGCATCACAATGCGCCGCGCCCTTCATGCTCACTTGACCAACCCCCAAATCCCCTACATATCCCAACCATGACACCGCTTTCACATATCCGCAATTTTTCCATCGTCGCGCACATCGACCACGGGAAATCCACGCTCGCAGACCGTCTGATCCAGTCGACCCACACCGTGGCCGACCGCGACATGAAAGAGCAGATGCTTGACGCCATGGACATCGAGCGCGAGCGCGGTATCACCATCAAAGCGAACACCGTGCGCATCGACTATGTCGCCGACAACGGCGAGGCCTATGTGCTGAACCTGATCGACACCCCCGGCCACGTCGATTTCGCCTACGAGGTCTCCCGCTCCATGCGCGCGGTCGAAGGCTCGCTGCTGGTCGTCGACAGCACCCAGGGCGTCGAGGCGCAGACTCTGGCCAACGTCTATCAGGCCATCGACGCCGACCACGAAATCGTGCCCATCCTGAACAAGATCGACCTGCCCGCCGCCGACTGCGACCGCGTGGCCGAACAGATCGAAGACGTGATCGGCATCGACGCATCCGGCGCCATCCGCGTCTCGGCCAAAACCGGCATCGGCATCCACGAAACCCTCGAGGCGATCGTGCATCACCTGCCCGCGCCCAAAGGTGACGAAAACGCCGACCTCAAGGCGATGCTGGTCGACAGCTGGTACGACAGCTATCTTGGCGTGATCGTTCTGGTCCGCATCATCGACGGTCGCCTGAAAAAGGGCGAGCGGATCAAATTCCTGTCCAACGGCACCGTGCATCACGTCGACCGCATCGGCGTCTTCCGCCCCCAGATGCAGGTCATCGACAGCCTCGGCCCCGGCGAGATCGGCTTTCTGACCGCGTCCATCAAACAGGTCCGCGACACCCGCGTCGGTGACACCGTGACCCACGACAAGAAAACGGTGCAGGCACTGCCCGGCTTCAAGCCCGCGCAGCCGGTGGTCTTTTGTGGCCTTTTTCCCGTCGACTCC encodes:
- a CDS encoding low molecular weight phosphatase family protein gives rise to the protein MVAPLPQSVLFCCDHNAVRSPMAEAIMKKFYGTGTYVQSAGVKADMEIDGFSIAVCQEIDVELSRHRSRSFDQMEDWGDDLGSFDLIVALSPASQRRALDLTRYCHLEIAYWPIMDPTGLGETREAKLVSYRNARDQIIAHLLERWGDPTVLT
- a CDS encoding ketosteroid isomerase-related protein yields the protein MTVVHRYFDAFNAGDTDAMLDCLTDDIAHHVNEGQIRTGKAPFAEFCAHMTRCYRENLTDMVIFVNDDQTRAAAEYVVNGTYLQTDAGLPEARNQTYKLPAGSFFDLRDGKIARVTTYYNLADWTAQVA
- a CDS encoding GNAT family N-acetyltransferase, coding for MTLCHVLTGAALDAALGDVARLRIAVFRDWPYLYDGDLDYERRYLSTFRASPQAVVVGAYDGDTLVGAATAAPLADHADDFAAAFAGTGVNIADVFYCAESVLLDDYRGQGIGHQFFDAREDAARAFGYSKSAFCAVQRPADHPLHPADYRPLDAFWRKRGYAPLDGAIAQFTWQDVGADAPTAKPLQVWIKDL
- a CDS encoding response regulator, which produces MKVLVLEDDPALRFALTQMLEEDGHTVSEAADIPTACDLLNEVKPDLLLLDLMIGPADSIQVADLAGYRVPDADVIYLTGSNKFPNGELFGFSRNASWVLRKPIDFYELKAMIDHIGRSGRSQTAAPPDGSTPS
- a CDS encoding ATP-binding protein, producing the protein MEQSLRRLSLVDSPPTEDFDRFTRLVTKALGVPVALVCVIDAANNRQFFTSACGLNEPWASQRQTPLSHSFCKHVVASGKPLMVEDARDHPLVRDNPAIDDLNITAYLGFPVTLPDGEILGTLSAIDHQPRQWSGDDLSVLADLAASVTSQIRLRAAVLISESTRKAANRFGRIIENSHHEVFTFDPDTLLFANVNKGARHNLGYTLDEIRQLTPVDIKPGFEWSEFERFVKPLKDGETSELEFETHHERKDGTRYPVSIRLEHHHDAGGAVFIAFCIDITERRHLEHALLEESENFSALFNHVNEPMAILEPDTTILLANPACSDLFGHPIEDLVGTRFAYHFSKNTQIEIMRNLATATPQNPSFSFVQEQELNGQRKTMIWSNITHFVNGKATKISLIANDVTELNAAKVRAEESAAEAKKAIEIRKVFLANMSHEVRTPLNAIMGLFQLIQMADVPERQKKQAQVGLDASHHLLSQLVNVLELSRVEANAVEITPKMTEIRPLAEQWLETAIATNHRLGKPIKMSLDIAENTPELFNLDPRRVTQIINNLTDNALKFTKSGRVDIHVCQGSQSGASQNAPLEITVSDTGCGIVVEKRAAIFERFVQVDDAQTRENSGSGLGLAISRELAELMGASLDVTCPSPQGCYATIFSLRLKTVEYSR
- a CDS encoding response regulator codes for the protein MSTAKKILLVEDDYFTRFMMKEIIDTLGILVDIAQNGQEGYEQLNRCPADYGLVLMDIHMPKLSGTDAARMIRASLSDPPRNVAIFAVTADEYYHDQSVVSKHGMDGFIVKPITAGELMGLVDQYCSAA
- the lepA gene encoding translation elongation factor 4, yielding MTPLSHIRNFSIVAHIDHGKSTLADRLIQSTHTVADRDMKEQMLDAMDIERERGITIKANTVRIDYVADNGEAYVLNLIDTPGHVDFAYEVSRSMRAVEGSLLVVDSTQGVEAQTLANVYQAIDADHEIVPILNKIDLPAADCDRVAEQIEDVIGIDASGAIRVSAKTGIGIHETLEAIVHHLPAPKGDENADLKAMLVDSWYDSYLGVIVLVRIIDGRLKKGERIKFLSNGTVHHVDRIGVFRPQMQVIDSLGPGEIGFLTASIKQVRDTRVGDTVTHDKKTVQALPGFKPAQPVVFCGLFPVDSSEFEDLRDAIDKLALNDASFSFEMETSAALGFGFRCGFLGLLHLEVIRDRIEREYDIELITTAPSVVYRIFMRDGSMQELHNPADMPDLSVVDHLEEPRIKATILVPDDYLGDVLKLCQDRRGVQLDLTYAGSRAMVVYDLPLNEVVFDFYDRLKSVTKGYASFDYQMTGYQTDNLVKMSVLVNDEPVDALSMMVHRDRAETRGRAMVEKLKDLIPRHMFKIPIQAAIGGKVIARETLSAMRKDVTAKCYGGDATRKRKLLDKQKAGKKKMRQFGKVDIPQEAFISALKMDS